From the Kitasatospora viridis genome, one window contains:
- a CDS encoding helix-turn-helix domain-containing protein: MSPSSPSSSVQEARNALGLRLREIRKDALLSARALARLAGWHESKCSRLEHGHAMPSDADIRSWTLHCGVPDQAADLIATARGIDSAYVEWRRIERPGLKHAQESIRPLFERTRRFRMYQSWVVPGLLQTPAYTKTVLETIVKLRGAIDDVEDAVAVRMDRQRVLHTGHHRFAVVIEEWVLRSVIGDAEVMAAQLGQLIAVATTPAISLGIIPLGTIRGGGWPTESFTIYDDAQVNVELVSAHLTVTSPGGIAEYARAFTELESLAVYGAAARALVIAAITSLG; encoded by the coding sequence ATGTCCCCAAGCTCGCCATCGTCCAGCGTGCAGGAAGCGCGTAATGCGCTAGGCCTGCGCCTACGCGAGATCCGGAAGGACGCGCTGCTCAGCGCGCGAGCCCTCGCGCGCCTGGCGGGCTGGCACGAGTCGAAGTGCTCGCGCCTTGAGCATGGTCACGCAATGCCGTCCGACGCCGACATTCGGAGCTGGACCCTGCATTGTGGCGTGCCGGACCAGGCGGCGGACCTGATCGCTACAGCCCGGGGCATCGACAGCGCCTACGTTGAATGGCGCCGCATCGAACGCCCCGGGCTGAAGCACGCGCAGGAGTCCATCCGCCCGCTCTTCGAACGCACCCGACGGTTCCGCATGTACCAGTCCTGGGTCGTTCCCGGGCTACTCCAGACGCCTGCTTACACGAAGACGGTCCTGGAGACAATCGTGAAGCTGCGGGGCGCCATTGACGATGTCGAAGACGCTGTCGCGGTTCGCATGGACCGCCAGCGAGTGCTGCACACGGGGCACCATCGCTTCGCTGTGGTCATCGAGGAGTGGGTACTCCGGAGCGTGATCGGTGACGCGGAGGTGATGGCCGCACAGCTCGGCCAGCTGATCGCGGTGGCGACCACGCCGGCGATCAGCCTCGGCATCATCCCACTCGGAACGATTCGTGGCGGCGGCTGGCCGACGGAGTCCTTCACGATCTACGACGATGCGCAGGTCAATGTGGAGTTGGTCTCCGCGCATCTCACCGTGACCAGCCCCGGAGGGATCGCCGAGTATGCGCGCGCGTTCACCGAGCTGGAGTCGCTTGCGGTTTACGGGGCCGCCGCGAGGGCCCTCGTCATAGCGGCGATCACCTCTCTTGGGTGA
- a CDS encoding DUF4442 domain-containing protein, producing MTTTPTVGEMLAATVPMARTLNLTFLETSAERAVLQLPDQPEYHNHVGGPHAGAMFTLAESASGCIVLAAFGDQLSRAVPLAVSAEIAYKKLAMGAVTATAVLGRPAAEVVAELDAGQRPEFPVTVEITRADGAVTGVMTVNWTLRPNS from the coding sequence ATGACCACGACTCCCACGGTCGGCGAGATGCTGGCCGCCACCGTCCCGATGGCCCGCACGCTGAACCTCACCTTCCTGGAGACCAGCGCCGAGCGCGCCGTGCTCCAGCTGCCCGACCAGCCCGAGTACCACAACCACGTGGGCGGGCCGCACGCCGGCGCCATGTTCACGCTGGCCGAGTCGGCCAGCGGCTGCATCGTGCTGGCCGCCTTCGGCGACCAGCTGTCCCGCGCCGTGCCGCTCGCGGTCAGCGCCGAGATCGCCTACAAGAAGCTCGCCATGGGCGCGGTCACCGCCACCGCCGTGCTGGGCCGCCCGGCCGCCGAGGTGGTCGCGGAGCTGGACGCCGGCCAGCGCCCGGAGTTCCCGGTCACCGTGGAGATCACCCGGGCCGACGGCGCGGTGACCGGCGTGATGACGGTGAACTGGACGCTGCGCCCCAACAGCTGA
- a CDS encoding DUF6879 family protein: MAEVPSIEDLLTACQHSAVHLEMRDGYMLDDPMFLAWKAGDVEASGRAQSPWLTFMADTTNRGVQVRRARIVSEPVSEYIRFEYEITDRHNIAVGEHVRWLPRRRATDLALPGNDFWLFDGQLLLLNHFDGDGNFIDHELISEPGVIKLSATAFEAVWSRSTPHEEYQPA, from the coding sequence GTGGCTGAGGTCCCCTCGATTGAGGACCTCTTGACGGCCTGCCAGCACTCGGCCGTCCACTTGGAGATGCGTGACGGCTACATGCTGGACGACCCGATGTTCCTGGCCTGGAAGGCTGGTGACGTCGAGGCCTCCGGCAGGGCGCAGAGCCCCTGGCTGACGTTCATGGCGGACACGACGAACCGGGGTGTCCAGGTACGCCGGGCCCGGATCGTCTCCGAGCCGGTAAGTGAGTACATCCGGTTCGAGTACGAGATCACCGATCGCCACAACATCGCCGTCGGCGAGCACGTCCGCTGGCTACCGCGCCGACGAGCGACCGACTTGGCGTTGCCCGGCAACGACTTCTGGCTCTTCGACGGCCAGCTGCTGCTGCTCAACCACTTCGACGGCGATGGCAACTTCATCGACCACGAGCTGATCAGCGAGCCTGGGGTCATCAAGCTGTCCGCCACAGCATTCGAGGCGGTCTGGAGCCGGTCAACCCCTCACGAGGAGTACCAGCCGGCCTGA
- a CDS encoding spermidine synthase → MGREQRAPRTHRTDTGLAELRPDRDHPQSWSLLLDGAPQSHVDLADPSRLGFEYQRRLGHLIDLAAEPGRPLRVLHLGGGALTLARYTAATRPRSRQQVAELDTALTDWVRAELPLQPGWQIKVRGGDARAVLERAPEGAFDLVIADVFAGARVPAHCATVEFATLAARALAPGGRYATNITDGFQLAFARSQVATLRAVFPELALIADPAVLRGKRFGNLILAAGQTPLPIAELTRRTASDAALGRVEHGAALAAFPAGAPVVTDASAVPSPAPPPNTF, encoded by the coding sequence ATGGGACGAGAACAGCGCGCCCCGCGTACCCACCGCACTGACACCGGCCTGGCCGAGCTGCGCCCCGACCGCGACCACCCGCAGTCCTGGTCGCTGCTGCTCGACGGCGCACCGCAGTCGCACGTCGACCTGGCCGACCCCAGCCGCCTCGGCTTCGAGTACCAGCGCCGCCTGGGACACCTGATCGACCTGGCCGCCGAACCCGGGCGGCCGTTGCGGGTGCTGCACCTGGGCGGCGGTGCGCTCACCCTGGCCCGCTACACCGCCGCCACCCGCCCGCGCTCGCGCCAGCAGGTGGCCGAGCTGGACACCGCGCTCACCGACTGGGTCCGGGCGGAACTGCCGCTGCAGCCCGGCTGGCAGATCAAGGTCCGCGGCGGCGACGCCCGCGCGGTGCTGGAGCGCGCCCCCGAGGGCGCCTTCGACCTGGTGATCGCCGACGTCTTCGCCGGCGCCCGGGTGCCCGCACACTGCGCCACCGTGGAGTTCGCCACGCTCGCCGCGCGGGCCCTGGCCCCCGGCGGGCGGTACGCGACCAACATCACCGACGGCTTCCAACTCGCCTTCGCCCGCTCCCAGGTGGCCACCCTGCGGGCGGTCTTCCCGGAGCTGGCGCTGATCGCCGACCCGGCGGTGCTGCGCGGCAAGCGGTTCGGCAACCTGATCCTGGCGGCCGGTCAGACCCCGCTGCCGATCGCCGAGTTGACCCGCCGGACGGCCTCCGACGCGGCGCTCGGGCGGGTCGAGCACGGTGCCGCGCTGGCCGCCTTCCCGGCCGGCGCGCCGGTGGTGACCGATGCCTCGGCGGTGCCCTCGCCGGCGCCGCCGCCGAACACCTTCTGA
- a CDS encoding terpene synthase family protein has product MMPRQTVHTTQPDPRLPELKALIQGWLTTSRLVDDVDAFLGHGYVDLCLHAWPDASSARLDLPARWAVWTWAVDDYLDTQDLSHAEVWQFAREVSRAISGGALTGEIHPAVAALVPLATATRTLMPDTWWHAYQGELVGWIVAVEHKLAEFVRPGRIPSPREYQALRPADGGMVLAARWTQLATATVPDQRHARRVQGILEAFSKVGCLANDLRASDGEVFSLISVLAESEGVTIRGARHRATVQLAVEWERWESTCSALQEDAEEPPAAPVVITSPLGVEVIVNTPRVVRGLDQFLRALLPWTETSARYATPAATEARSR; this is encoded by the coding sequence ATGATGCCGCGTCAGACCGTACACACCACGCAGCCGGACCCTCGGCTCCCTGAGCTGAAGGCCTTGATCCAGGGTTGGCTGACGACCAGCCGGCTGGTCGACGATGTGGACGCGTTCCTTGGCCATGGCTACGTCGACCTGTGCCTGCACGCGTGGCCCGACGCCAGCAGCGCCCGGCTCGACCTCCCGGCACGGTGGGCTGTCTGGACCTGGGCGGTGGATGACTACCTGGACACCCAGGACCTGAGCCACGCCGAGGTTTGGCAGTTCGCCCGAGAGGTTAGCCGCGCGATCTCCGGCGGCGCTCTCACCGGTGAAATCCATCCGGCCGTCGCAGCTCTCGTACCGCTTGCAACGGCAACCAGGACACTGATGCCGGACACCTGGTGGCACGCCTACCAGGGTGAGCTCGTCGGGTGGATCGTGGCCGTCGAGCACAAGTTGGCCGAGTTCGTCCGGCCCGGCCGGATCCCGTCACCGCGCGAGTACCAGGCACTACGGCCTGCCGACGGGGGGATGGTGCTGGCCGCACGGTGGACTCAGCTGGCCACCGCCACTGTGCCCGACCAGCGGCACGCCAGGCGCGTCCAGGGGATCCTGGAAGCGTTCTCGAAGGTCGGGTGCCTTGCGAATGACCTGCGTGCCAGCGACGGCGAGGTGTTCAGCCTCATTTCGGTGCTGGCCGAGTCCGAGGGGGTGACGATCCGCGGGGCGCGGCACCGAGCGACTGTGCAGCTGGCCGTCGAATGGGAGCGTTGGGAATCCACCTGCAGCGCGCTGCAGGAAGACGCCGAGGAGCCCCCGGCAGCGCCGGTGGTGATCACCTCGCCTCTGGGCGTCGAGGTCATCGTGAACACTCCTCGGGTCGTTCGCGGCCTCGACCAGTTCCTCCGGGCTCTGTTGCCGTGGACGGAGACGAGCGCCCGGTACGCGACGCCGGCCGCAACAGAGGCTCGGTCGCGATGA
- a CDS encoding helix-turn-helix transcriptional regulator: MGQARAAGERPFLIPAAHDLYLRVLRGELTDPSDSPEREQLLAVKLLAPDAERPGHYMALNVSSALRGWQSDLYTMAATALTEARSVEAALQPLVTAWAHTQAGQAVTSGVEVVRGYEEIERRISLITASCTVEALTAHPTGPRSPAVLARSYERDMPLLRRGAKMRTIYLPSVRTDAPTARWAQTMGEQGVQIRTSSDFARVIIIDYHTVITSLLHRSAAVVEPDPTNAAMIITNPLLVFHWLAGFERDWGRAKPWDGTIAEPVPRLPLTDSEVGILRCLARGLDQDQAAAELYVSRRFVTGRLASLRAATGSGSLAQLMYWWGLNHVDYKQEMATS, translated from the coding sequence ATGGGACAGGCACGGGCCGCGGGTGAGCGGCCGTTTCTCATTCCGGCAGCGCACGACCTTTACCTCCGGGTGCTGCGTGGCGAGTTGACGGACCCCTCGGACTCGCCTGAACGGGAACAGCTGCTGGCAGTCAAGCTGTTGGCGCCCGATGCGGAACGCCCCGGACACTACATGGCACTCAATGTCAGTTCCGCGCTCCGCGGCTGGCAGAGCGACCTCTACACGATGGCAGCCACCGCGCTGACCGAGGCCCGGTCGGTCGAGGCGGCCCTGCAGCCGCTTGTCACAGCGTGGGCCCACACGCAGGCTGGCCAGGCCGTGACGAGCGGTGTTGAGGTCGTACGCGGCTACGAGGAGATCGAGCGCCGAATCAGCCTCATCACCGCCTCCTGCACGGTTGAGGCCCTGACGGCACATCCGACCGGGCCGAGGTCTCCAGCCGTGCTCGCGCGCTCCTACGAGCGCGACATGCCCCTGCTGCGCCGTGGTGCAAAAATGCGCACCATCTACCTTCCGTCGGTCCGCACCGACGCCCCCACGGCCCGCTGGGCACAGACCATGGGCGAGCAGGGAGTGCAGATCCGTACGAGCTCCGACTTCGCTCGGGTGATCATCATCGACTACCACACCGTGATTACGTCGTTGCTGCACCGCAGCGCGGCGGTTGTGGAGCCAGACCCCACGAATGCCGCCATGATCATCACGAACCCGCTGCTCGTCTTCCACTGGCTGGCTGGCTTCGAACGAGATTGGGGCCGGGCCAAACCCTGGGATGGGACGATTGCCGAGCCGGTCCCCCGGCTGCCGCTGACCGACAGCGAGGTGGGAATTCTTCGCTGCTTGGCGCGTGGACTTGACCAGGACCAGGCAGCCGCGGAGCTGTACGTCTCCCGTCGCTTCGTCACGGGCCGGCTCGCGTCCCTTCGGGCCGCTACCGGCTCCGGGTCCCTGGCTCAGCTGATGTACTGGTGGGGCCTCAACCACGTCGACTACAAGCAGGAGATGGCCACCTCATAG